The Desulfotignum phosphitoxidans DSM 13687 DNA segment ACGGGGTTATACTTGAATGGCGCACAGAAATCCAGGGTTTATGTCCCGGTCTCCGTTCCTTTTTTGGGCCGGCCGTTTTTTCCCCGGGCTGTTGCAATCAGTCATAACTGCCTTATGTTCATGTCAAGGTGGTGTAAAACAGAACACCATCTTGATTTTATTTAAAAAAAAATGCCAAAGAGGTGACTTATGGTCGATTTATTGAATATAAAAGCAAGAGAATGCTGTGTCCGGGAAAAAAATCGTCTGGTCAAAAAACTCCGAAACTGTGATTCAACATCTAAAAATCCGGAAGAGCGGCATCAGTGTTACCGGTCGGCCGCACTCAAAAGCGGCTCAAATTCCAGACATTGCCTGATTTCAGCCATGTGATCCATAAATGATCCCATGGCCGGGCATTTGATTTCAACGTTGAATTTAAAGATAAAGGGCGGTTCGCTTTCGGGCGGACCGCCCTTTTTGTATGCATGGTCCGGGCGGGTTGTGAAAAAAAAGCAACTATACCAGCCCAGTGGCTTCATCCAGGCCCAAATGGATGTTCATGCACTGGACGGCGGCACCGGAGGCCCCTTTGCCCAGGTTGTCAATGCGGGTGATCACCGCCATCTGCTCAGGATTGCCGAACACGAATATATCGGCCCGGTTGGTATTGTTGCACCCTTGCACATCAAAAAATCCATTGTCCAGATTATTGGCATCGTCAAAGGGAAACACGCGGATAAACGGCTCATCCTGGTAATATCGGGCAAGCAGTTGCCGGATGTCTGCCGGGGTCACTTTTTTTGTCAAAAGGCGCGTGTGAACAAACGTGGTCACGGCCAGGCCTTTGTAAAAATCAGCCACCACGGGCGTGAAGACAGGTGCCGCAGTCAGTCCGGTTCTCACCGTCATTTCCGGCAGATGCTTGTGAACCAGGCCCAGGGCATAGTGCCGCGGGCTGTCCAAAGAAGGGGTATGAAGTTGTTCATAGGCCGTGATCAGCTTTTTGCCCCCACCGCTGTAACCCGTGATGGAGTAGCAGCAGGCCGGGTAGTCCGGCGGCATGATGCCGGCTTTGATCAAGGGATGCACCCCCAGCACAAACGCGGTGGCATGGCATCCCGGGTTGGCGATTTTTTTGGATTTTTTCAAAAGATCCCGCTGTTCAGGCGCGATTTCCGGTAGTCCATACACCCAGTCCGGGTGGGTTCTGAATGCCGTGCTGGCGTCGATGATGCAGGTGTCTGCATTTGTGACCAAAGACGCCGATTCTCTGGAAGCCGCATCCGGCAGGCATAGAAATGTCACATCCGACTGGTTGATTAATTTTTGTCTTTCCCGGGGGTCTTTGCGAAGATCAGGATCGATTTCAAGCAGCTCAACATCTTTGCGCGATGACAGATAATCGATGATCTGCAATCCCGTGGTTCCTTCCCGGCCGTCGACAAACACCTTAAAAGCCATGACCCTTCCTTTTTTATGTAAAATTTAACTTATACGTATTTCAGGATAAAAAATAAACCCTTGTTCCGGAGAAAGGAGGGATAAGACACATTTGAAATGATTGAAATCGCAGCCATGATCCTGTATACCTTATATCAGGCGGGTTACAAACAAAAGATGTGATTCAGACCGT contains these protein-coding regions:
- the argC gene encoding N-acetyl-gamma-glutamyl-phosphate reductase; translation: MAFKVFVDGREGTTGLQIIDYLSSRKDVELLEIDPDLRKDPRERQKLINQSDVTFLCLPDAASRESASLVTNADTCIIDASTAFRTHPDWVYGLPEIAPEQRDLLKKSKKIANPGCHATAFVLGVHPLIKAGIMPPDYPACCYSITGYSGGGKKLITAYEQLHTPSLDSPRHYALGLVHKHLPEMTVRTGLTAAPVFTPVVADFYKGLAVTTFVHTRLLTKKVTPADIRQLLARYYQDEPFIRVFPFDDANNLDNGFFDVQGCNNTNRADIFVFGNPEQMAVITRIDNLGKGASGAAVQCMNIHLGLDEATGLV